The genomic region GGTCGGCGGCCTCGTCGACGAGCTGTCGATCCACCTCGCCCCGGTCGTGCTCGGCGGCGGGACGCCCCTGTTCGCGGCCGACGGGGAGCGCCGGCGCCTGGTCCAGCGCTCGGTCCGGCCGTCGTCGACGGCGACCCACCTCACCTACGAGGTCGCCCGCTGACGTCGCCGGTCAGCGGCGGGGGCGCGCCGGGGATGTGACCGGTGCCCGAGCGCACGATCAGGTCGAGGCGGGCGCGGGGGCGCCACACTTGGGGGGTGCGACCGCCGACCGTGCCGGGGATGGACGCCGCCGGGTCGGCCGCGTTCGTCGACGTCCGCCGGCTCGG from Acidimicrobiales bacterium harbors:
- a CDS encoding dihydrofolate reductase family protein; translated protein: VDFTFVTDGLPAAVERARAAAGDRDVVVMGGGDVIRQCVVGGLVDELSIHLAPVVLGGGTPLFAADGERRRLVQRSVRPSSTATHLTYEVAR